The genomic region acacacgcgagacagatccttcTTAGCTGTGCACATATCTAACgcgaaaagtcaccatgtgcacacatATTACAAAACTTTTTCGTACTATGTATTGCTCCTACGTTGTGCGCCACTTTGTGCCCCTCTATAAATACTTATATTTAAGTTTTTGACAGGAGCTGAAACATCTCATGCTTAGAAAGTGTTTCCTGAATGTCGTCCAGAAATCCCGTGAAGCATAATAGATCCTCAGTAAGCACTCGAAGTCTTTTACCAAACATTTTATAGCTCTGAATGCACTGAAAGTGTAGCGTGGTCGTGTTCTACGGAACCCTCCACTGTGCATCTATATCCCACTACGGAGTCTTTGAGTATAGATTTTTCGTTGATGTATGCATTGCTGCAGACGACTGTATTGACCAGTTTGCAATTCTCTTTGATGGTAACGTGGTCCATAATGACGCAATTGATGATCTTGACGTTATTGCAAATTGTGCAATGTTTTCCGACAACCGACGATTTCAGGGTACAAAAATCGCCTAATTTACTTGCATCGCCAACGACGCATTGATCTCCAATTCTAGTTTTTTTTGAAATGGATGCACTTTTTGCGACGAAGCTCTTATAGTGAGCTGGTTCCAGGGGCACAAAGTACTTGTTTCCTGCGGCGAGGTCTCGATTTGCCTCTAAGAAGTTGGATACAGTATCAACTCGAATGCAATAAATTTTTCTATCTAGTATATGGGCCAAACAGTAGACACCGGTATCGGACAATTTGGCGGAGCTCATTTTCAGGGCTGAAGACAGCATATTTTCATTTTGGATGCCTTTGGTTAATTGAGGACGGTATTGACAATGAAGTAGAAGCGGTATGAATTCGTGTTTCAGATTCTTGATCATTTTGTACTTTTCTAAAATGTCTAGTGCAAATCGGCTGAAAATATAAAACTGAGTATCAATTATGTTTCTTCGGAGCTTAATCGATGGAAAGCAATCTATTAAGTGATGTGCCACTCTAAGAGGTGTATCCGCATATTCATCTGACGACACAATCATTAGTAATTTATTGCTACCAGTTTCAGCTTCTATACCAATAATATCGCCATATCGAAGTGCTTTTGATGTGTGGTCACTGGATTCAGGGGCATTTTCCTTGAGAGCGATAGTAACCGTCGCCTCTTTCTCCAGATGGTAGTCAAGCATGGTGTGTATAAACTTAGGCTCGATAATTAGATCCCCACTCGTCACAATGAATTGTTTTTTGCTCGTATCTCTTAACTTCAAAAGAGTTTGTGCAATCCCCAATTGAGCCTCTAATAGGTACAGCTGAATGGAAAGCTTCCCGCTATACTGTTCCGCCACATATTGCTGCAAAGACTGCTTCGTCAATTCCTGGCTAAGTATGATTACATCTGTTTGCGCAGTTCGAGTTGTGAGAGCAAAACGAATGAATAAACGTgtcaaaaaaatcataaaaaacggAATCAGAACTTTAGATATCGTACTGTCAAACCCCGCTTTTTCAAAAAGGTCTAATTGGTAGAACAAAAGAGGCCGATTACAAATAGTCAAAAGGGGTTTTGGAATATCCTCGACCAATGTACTAAGGTAGCTCCCTAGACTGTCTGCAATTATAATAGGTTGAAATTCGCCATTCAGATTCATATTATAGACTTAAAATAGTAAATCGTCTATAAAGCAGGAAATTCCATatgaaattttataattaaatacAGAGATACGAGCAGAAAAAAAATACTAAATCCAAAAAGTATTTATTCAGCCCGCACctttcagttatttcttttttttcttctaccaTGTGATGAtgcaaaacaaaattgaaaatgtgGTAGTGTTGAACGTAGATTGACGCCATGTTTTAGAACCCACCTTTGAAAAGGCATTTTCATACCTGTTTAGTTCCTTTGAATACAAAAAAACACCTGTGTATACATAATTTTAtgaaacacacgcgagacagatattttTTGGAGACCATACAACTCAAAACATTGGCTTCATTATTGAGATCGCCGACAAAGGTATTCGAGACATATGCGAAATATTGTCCAGTTGTACGTACGATCATCCTGTCTTGATAAAGGATGGCACTGCCTGCTTCTGTGATATGGTTCGATCGTGCCTTTTTATTTTGTGAAGAACTGAAACAAGCTGGCTGAATTTTCTTCACAGAGCTGGGAGCCATAAGACATAAAAACCCCATTTGCACATGGTTAAGAGAGATCCTGAATTTGTGTCAATTTAACGCTTCCGTGCGTGTGGAATATTTTTTTGCTTCAAAGCTCATACAcacataatagactattttcctctcATGCATGCTTATGCATGCTTTTATGAACCGATGTTTTGGTTTGTATCGCATTACGTGAAGAATACAAAATAACGAAAGACAATGTGGAGCGAGGAAGGAAGTGTTTTAAGTCATTTTGATATGGCAcgacttaaatttttttgttttgaaacagTTTTAATACATATCACAGAGTAAGTCGAACTAGTGGGTCAGAATGAGTAATTATAAAAGCATTCAAAAGCGCTTAAAAAAAGTATGTGTTTTGTGTGGTGATGATGATTCAATGATTCGATTTCAAAAACTAACGAGATTTGATCCTTACTTCAATTTAAAACGGAAAGCTCTTCTCTCATCTTCGTCCAGCACCTTTGAACGAGCACATTCATGTCACGACCGATAATTTTGTTTATAGTATTGGAGAATTCAGGCAAAACGGCCTCACCTTTTATAATTGGGCTCGTACCTATAGCTGCACGCCAAAATACTTTCACGAGccgtacacacgcgagacagataaagaAATCATTACCTTTTCATCTGATAGAGGCCAGTGTGTGAGAGTCATTGGTGCCGGACATTCTCCGTCGAATATATCCTTTTTCTATCTTTTTCAGCAAATTCAACTCGGCACTTGATGACAGTATTCAATCCTTAACTTTGACTTACATTGCTTTTACGAGCGACCATCTGGTAAGTATGCGAAATTACAACGCAATTTTGaacattgataaaaaaaaaaacttggtaaCGGTACGCGAATAGGTGCAGATACGATAAGTGGCACAAGATTCTTAGTCACATTTAAAGTGTTGACAAAAACATTTTTGTACGTGAGATAGTGCCAAGCTGGATGTACGTTAGATAAACTCAATCAACGTTTGAAGTCTGAAAAGTTCGGCCTGCGCGTTCTTGGAAGTATATCTCATCAAACAGTCGCTGGAGCCATTTGTACTCCCACGCATGGAACTGGCATTCAATACGGTATTTTAGCTACAGAGGTGGTTCACATACAGTTCGTGAATGGAAATTGTGATGTTATCGAATGTAGCGAGATAGAAAATCAGAATATCTTCAAAGCCTGTCTATGCAGTTTTGGTAGTCTCGGCATCATAACTGAAATTACAATGCGTGTCGAGCCGCTTAAAACCCTTGTTTCTTTGCAGTTTCCTCTTAAACTTCGTCAAGTAGAAGAAAATTTAACAAGGATCATATATGGTGCAGAGCACAGTCGAATTTGGTGGTTCCCCCATACTGATAAATGTTCAATATGGCAAGCCAATAAGCTTGAATTCAACGCGTCTGATATTGAAAAGTCCGGCCTCAATTCTCAGATTAgttgtggaaaaaaaaaattttccaaTTTTATATTGGAATCTGTGCTTTACTTGTCAACTATTGTCCCCTCTGTGACTCCGTATGTTAACAAGGTTTCTCATAAAGTACTCTTTGGCAAGGTAGTACAATCACAAGATGTTAGCTTCAAAGAATTCAATATCGACTGTCTGTTTAAACAATATGTGAATGAATGGGCAATTCCTATTGAGCACGCCCTGGAAGCGCTTAGCCTTCTTCAATTACTGATCACTGAACATAATATAAATGCAAACTGGCCAGTTGAAGTGAGGTTCGTCAGAAATGATGACATTTGGCTTTCTCCTTGCTATGGAGAGAGTGACAGATGCTTTATCGGCATCATCATGTACCGTCCTTATAGCAGAGAGCCGAAATATTTGCTCTATTTCAAAAAATTCGATGAAATGATGAGCAGTCTTGGAGGCAGACCGCATTGGGCAAAGGCTCATGGATGGAAATACAAAGAATGCAAGGAAAGTTATCCTATGTGGGAAGAATTCTGCAAACTTCGATCAAAAATGGACCCAAAAAATGTGTTTATGAATGAATATACGAGATCTATTTTTAATCCTTGAAATCCACAATTCTCATTTCCATCAATCCCTTCTAACACTGAACGATTATTTTTTGAATCGCAGCTAACTATTGCGCACACTTAAAACATAACAGGGGATTCCTATGTTGAAGTGTGGTTTTGACGCCACAATATTGCAGATTTCCGTTGACTCGAACTCTACGAACTAAAGCCGTTGTTCTaagattaacaatttttttttttggcatttttcttttgtgtgtaatcGTTATCGGACCAGACAGCAACAAACACCGTTAGTACGCTTCAATTGAATACGTATTTTTCTGGCAGGTCTGTCCCATCCGTGCCGGTGGAGCAGGGACCATATTCATAGTACTTCCGTGAAAAATAAACGACGTACATAATACATTTCAGTGCAGCGACTGAAGGCCTTCATCAATTCTTGGCATTCTGAGACCGAGGCATTTTCCAGGCATTCGTAAACTTTCTCTCGTTGATCAGTGCATATATTTGGCGTTGGGTGGCATTGACTTTGGACGGCTGATCTTCTAAAAAAAAAGTGAGTATTCAGTGTCATGAAAATTCAAAGCCCTTTCTTTCATGTTTGCGTCGTACATTGAGCAAAAATGTGCTATCTTTTTCTGATCATGCTCGATTTTTTTCAGCATATCCTGCTCTCTTTTTTTTTGTGCATTCTCGGCGTCTACGATGGATTTGAGGTTTTCTTTTATAGAGGCTTCGTGAAATACGTGTTCTTTTGGGAGAGGAGGACATTTGACCAGGTCGATGTGTTGACGCAACTTGTCTAGACTGGGACCGGAGTGTGGATTCGGAGCAGTATCGTTCTTCGAAGGACGTATATTTAACGACTCTGCGGCTTGTTTGCGTTTTTCATTTTGTGCTTTAAGTTGTTCGTACAGCACAGGGGATATCTAGATAATGTCGTGTTAGAAAAAGTCTAATCGTCCAAAGGGCGTAGGGATGCGACACGTACAGTTAAAAGAGGTTGGTCCTGGCATTTTTTTGGCAGCATGGGCAATATAATCGACAATGCGTCTTTAACTCacctttgtacaaaaaaaaaaaaaaatcggtttaaATTATCTGAAATGAGAGGACTGTTTTAGGGGGGTCGATAgttataaaaaaaaagtattgagcCACTTAAGTACCGAACTAAGCCTCGCAAAGCTCAGGATTCTACCCGACCCTGCTTTTAGGAttgtttcacataatttgctactcTTAAAACAGCAGGATGTCTGTAAACTTTAATCCATGACATGCGTAGATTTTTGATTTTTGAATTCCGTAATATTTGGAGGGTTATTTTTTGAAAGTCCAAgttttcaaaatgattttttttaaaggtCATTATTATTTTACTTCAGTTGTCATGGCTGTTCAAGGGCCCGCATGCGATTTACCTGATCCATCTGCTATTGAAAAATATCAGATTGCAGCGCAAATTGCCAATGGTACGCTCGATGGCTCATTGTTCCGGTTTATCACTGCCTCTCCGTCGGAAGGTTTTGAATAATTAAAGCATGTACTAGGAAGTCGGTTTCATTCTTTTTTTCGCTGCTGCTATGCTGATCTACATACGCGAGCTGGGATCAGCATGTTTGCGTTATGTGTCTACCTATTGGATGTATATATGGCGTGACATGGATACCGTGTTTTTTGGCGTATATCTCGTCGAGAAGTACATACTAActgtattttgaaaaaaattgacTCTCGAGCGTAGAGGTTATGAACCAGTTGATTGTGGAGGCGGTTCCAGAAAAGAGAATTTTTGACCTGTGTGAATTGGGGGATCGTTTGATTATCAAGTTGGCTGACGAGGCATGCAGCtctggagataaaaaaaaaataaaaaggggcgTTGCGTTTCCCACATGCATCTCCGTGAATGAATGTATCGGTCATTTTTGTCCTGGTGAAAATAACCAGGACACGTTGAAAAAGGGTCAGGTGGCCAAAATGTACGTTATATTTATACACAATAGCATCCTttacttttttaacattttttctctTTAGCGATCTCGGTGTACATATAGATGGTTTTATTTCTCAATGTGCACATACGGTCGTAATTGCTCAAGATGACGAGTCCCCGTTGACGGGTCGTGCGGCAGATGCGATATGTGCTGCGTACTACTCGGCAGAATGTGCTGCCAGGCTGATTCGTCCTGGCAACACAAACACACAAGTCACCTGTATGATCGATAAGGTGGCCAGTGCCTTTAGATGTACGCCCATGGAGGGTGTGCTGAGTCACCAGTTGAAGCAGCATGTGATAGATGCAAACAAGGTGATTATGAATAAGCTCagcactagcgaccaagtacatgAAATCACTTTCGAAGTCAATGAAGCCTATTGCGTCGACATCGTGATTTCGACCGAAGAGGGCAAATCACGACAGAGGGATGCGCCTACGACGATTTACAAAAGAGCGGTTGATCAGGTCTACAATCTGAAGCTACAAAGTTCTCGCGCTGTACTTAGCGAAATTAACAAAAACTTTAGGACGATGCCATTTGCAACGCGTTCTCTCAAAGACAAAAAAGCGAAGTTCGGAATCATAGAATTGATTTCGCACAACATGTTACATCCCTATCCTGTCTTGTATGAGAAAAATGGGGCGTTCGTGGCTCAAATCAAGTTCACTATTCTTCTCTTGCAAGATGGACAATATCGCCTGAATGAGTTCAATGCTCCATACGTATCTTCGCAGTATAGTATTTCCGAATATCCGGAAATTGCCAGTATTCTAGAAGAACCGAACGCCGAGAGAGACCAGGAGGCCGAAATTGACCCCGAGGTTTCAGCTGAACCATAATCTTTTTAAATAAGGAGGgggaaatataaaaaaatgagCAGCGTGTAATTTTTTTTACGATCTGTGTGTCTACTATCACCGTGAGCAGCGGGACCAATCGATGACTTGTCGGTTTTTGTATAAAACTAGAGTGGCTTGTCCGAGCATGTTTTGGTCGTTAAAAGTCGGATTCGCACATTCGGTTTAGGAGCGCCCTTGGCTCTCCGGGGTCGCCTTTGCGGCTAGTATTGTAAGAGGGCGAAAAAAAAAGTCTGTGGCAGAACCTGCTCTGTAccgataaaataaatttttttttagcgCTCTTACCTCGGATTTGGCGAGCGAGTTATAATTTTTTCCCTCAATTTTTGAGGCTACTTTTTTTAGAATCGCTTCGGGAAAAGTACGCTGAGGCGCGCGCTTGGCGGGGTTCCGAAGGTGCTAGCGAGGCACCATTGTCTCTTGTCCGCCGAAAACTAATCGTTTTTTAAGGATGCAGATTTTTGCAAGGACATTGACTGGCAGGACGATCGTCCTCGATGTCGACCCAGCTGCCAGCGTCCTTCACTTGAAAAACGCCATTCATGCCAGTGAAGGTAGGTCTTGATTCGAATTGTGTCTCAATTTATTTTTCGACTGATTAAAAAATTTTCGAGGTATTTGTCCCATTCAGCAGCGTATTGTATTCGGCTGCAAGCAGCTTAGCGATGATGGTATTCTGTCCGACTATGGGATCACGAGGGAGTCGACGATAGACATCCTCCTCCGACTTCGAGGTGGTGTGAGCGACGTTGACCCCACGCGCGCCGAACTGGCTCGTAAAACCAATTGTGAGCGATTGATCTGCCGAGtctgctacgcccgcctcccccttCGCGCCACCCATTGCCGAAAGCGCAGATGCGGCCACTCTGGCAAACTGAGACCCAAGAAGAAGCTCAAGCAGTAGTCGCACGAAGCCTACCCCCCGAGGCATAGAGAGAAGAGGGTTACACTTTTCCCcaccgaataaaaaaaaaaaaaaagtttcataattttttttgataTCAGTGTCAACTCTACCATTTATTAGGACCGTACGCACCTGTGGAGGAGGCTCAGCTAGCAGTCGATTTAGAGAGTTCATTGTACTCATCAAGGGTTTTGATGGCTTCATTGATTTTCTCGGTGAGTGCGGCGTCGTTGGTGGTTAAGTTGAGAAGCTGGTCGACGCTATTGCCACAGGATTCCAGAATCATACCTGTCAGTTTGCCGGCCAGTTGTTGATGCTGTTTAGCGGCGATGAGGCGGAACAGGCGGTCGCTGAGGAGTGCCAGGCGGCCAGATTCAGGAGTCACTTCGAGAGTCTCGCGCGTAAGAGGATCCGTCGAGACGATGGGGACGGTGTTGACATCGTGAACAGGGGAGTTAGGTGGTCGATGAGAAGGCGCAGAGACCACGGGTGTTTGAAGGATCGGTGCAATGCGGGTCGGCTCTGTTCTCGGAGGGTAAGAAACGGGCGGTCGATGTTGTCCAGCGGGCACGTTCGTCGGTCCTGCTGGAGTTGGAGCGATAGGATAAACAAACCCGGGCTGAACGGGCGGCCAAGTTCTGCCCTGCCTGGGTCCCATAATGGGTACCCCATTTTGAGAGTAAGGAGGGTAGAACATGGGCTGCCTAAAGAAGTGTTGATATCCACCAATGTTCTTGGCTTGTTGGTGTTGATTGGCCAATTTTTGTCGTCTTATTTCTTTTGGCTCGTGAAGAGTCACATGTAGGGGCTTCACGCATCCAGGAAGTATACGGGCATTCAGGCCGCTAATAGCGAAACTTGCCTCCTCGGGACTCATGAAACAAATGAATCCAAATCCACAAGAATTGCCCTTGCTATCCTCCTTGATTTTGACGCTTTTAATTCTTCCGAATTGTCCAAATTCCTTCAAAAGGCGCTCCTCATCAATGCAGTCTTCCAGATTCTTGACGAATAGGTTCGTACCCTGGTACTTTTTATAAAACTCTAATTTCATCTGATTGTATTTCTGAAGCAGCTCTTCCTGTCTTTCTGCCTTCGTCTGAGCTCTTGCTACATAAAGTTCGCGATCTAAATACGCCTTTCCGTTCATCTCGTCCAACGCCCTCTGAGCATCTTCGTGCTTCTCAAAATTTACAAACCCAAACAACGTGTCCCTCGGCTGACCATCCGCGCTGTGTCCAGACGTATTGGCCTTGACGCACACAGAAGTGATCTTCCCAAACTGCGAAAACAGCGCTTTCAGCTTCTCCTCATCGACACTCGGGTCCAAATTCTTGACGAAAACGTTCGTCCAACTATTCGCCTTCTGCATCGCGCGCTCCTTCTTCGAGATATGACGCGTCACATAGATTTTGTTCATGCTTCCCTCCAGAGACATCCCGTTCGTCTTAGCGATCGCCTTCTCCGACGCCTCCACGCTCTCAAAATGAACGAATCCGTATCCCTTGCTCTTTCCATTCTCATCAGTCGCAACCTTGCAGGACAAAATATTCCCAAAAACGCTGAATGtgtcatgcaattccttgtgcGTAATGTTGTTATCGAGATTCTTGATATAAATGTTCCCGATCCCCGACCGGCGGATCGACGGGTCTCTCTGCGACCACATAATTCTGCAAGGATGGTCATGAATAGGCTGGTTGTTCAACGTGTCCAGTGCATGTTCcgctacaaaaaatacaaaaatgtcaaAAAAAAATTTCGAGCCCTCCTCGGCgtcctctctctatctcctcccctccctccccgcgAAAAACACGAACAAGGCGCCGCCGCCCCCTCGACAATCCCTGCCTTATCCCCTGGAAGGACTGCAACCAGCCCCTCAGCGCCCCCTCCAAAACTCCCACCTCGCGCCACGCATCTCTATCGGGCCCGCAACAGCACTCTCCAGCGACGAAGCGGCCAGCGCCCGCCACAAGGCTTCGCTATCCAGGGCCACCGCCAACCAACCCTCTCAAGAAAAACTGCATTTCGTACCTTCCTGGACGGTTGAAAAATTGACGTAGCCGTATCCAAGGGAACGCCTAGTTAAGGTGTCTAGGCAAACCCGGGCGGACGAGACCGTCCCCGCACGGCTAAAAAAAGTCCACAGGTCCTTCTCACTGACATCTCTAAAAGCAGGATAAAAACGGAACGCACAGATTGGGTCGGACACCACGATACACCGGTCGAGAGAGGAGAACGTTCGGAAAAAAGACTGGGTTATTCATTCCGCTCGCAGTAGTTGGGAACAAGCTAAAGCAAACGCGCTCGTACGGGTCTAAGTCTCCCACATATAGAGAGGCGTAGTGAGGATGATGGCTTTGGGCTGACACTGACATGTTTATATttggttttacaattttttttaagttatgATATTAAGAGCTTGACCTTGTGGGCAGCCGCTATTCAAGAGGGAGATTTGAGGCAGAACTGACGCTGTCAAATATGTGTGTTGACTCAAAAATCTGACAAAATTGTTTTgtacaaaattatttattattttttcttcacAAAATGTGTGGCGACTAAACATGCTGAATCGCTCGAGGCAGGATGTTACATACTCCCGTCCTGAGAGGTATCAAGTGCGCTTTTGCGCCTCGTAATTTTTCAAATCGTATTCGCGAAGGGCTGCACTGTCCGCAAAAAAGTGCATCGGCCAAGCACCTCTACGGCACTCGTCAGAGGAACGTCAGGCCCCTCGCTGTACGTGGTACACGACACAAAAACTTCCCAAAAAAAGAAATGTTCTGCCGACGGGGGGGCCCCCTCGGTGACCCTGACCCTCCGCATCATCATACGCTTTTCTATGTGTAGGAAGTACCTGAGAGCAAACAGGAAATCGCGGGAAATAGCCGATCTAAGGACTTCAAATCCATGCCCGTTGATCCCGGGATTTTGAACTTTATCGACTCTGCCAAATTAGGAAAAAGGCGCCTGCCTATGCACAGAGGAGCAGCTAAAGGGGTCAAACCTTTGGATCTTTCTAGAATCGTCCCGACTGAAGTCGACCAACTTTTTTCCCATCGCACGGTCAAATTCCTCGCGGCGGCGAACTCGCCTGGTTCTTTCCCACAAGATGGACTTCCGGAGATATGCTTT from Schistocerca gregaria isolate iqSchGreg1 unplaced genomic scaffold, iqSchGreg1.2 ptg000808l, whole genome shotgun sequence harbors:
- the LOC126322409 gene encoding uncharacterized protein LOC126322409, with product MAVQGPACDLPDPSAIEKYQIAAQIANEVMNQLIVEAVPEKRIFDLCELGDRLIIKLADEACSSGDKKKIKRGVAFPTCISVNECIGHFCPGENNQDTLKKGQVAKIDLGVHIDGFISQCAHTVVIAQDDESPLTGRAADAICAAYYSAECAARLIRPGNTNTQVTCMIDKVASAFRCTPMEGVLSHQLKQHVIDANKVIMNKLSTSDQVHEITFEVNEAYCVDIVISTEEGKSRQRDAPTTIYKRAVDQVYNLKLQSSRAVLSEINKNFRTMPFATRSLKDKKAKFGIIELISHNMLHPYPVLYEKNGAFVAQIKFTILLLQDGQYRLNEFNAPYVSSQYSISEYPEIASILEEPNAERDQEAEIDPEVSAEP
- the LOC126322413 gene encoding translation initiation factor eIF-2B subunit gamma-like; this translates as MNLNGEFQPIIIADSLGSYLSTLVEDIPKPLLTICNRPLLFYQLDLFEKAGFDNVIILSQELTKQSLQQYVAEQYSGKLSIQLYLLEAQLGIAQTLLKLRDTSKKQFIVTSGDLIIEPKFIHTMLDYHLEKEATVTIALKENAPESSDHTSKALRYGDIIGIEAETGSNKLLMIVSSDEYADTPLRVAHHLIDCFPSIKLRRNIIDTQFYIFSRFALDILEKYKMIKNLKHEFIPLLLHCQYRPQLTKGIQNENMLSSALKMSSAKLSDTGVYCLAHILDRKIYCIRVDTVSNFLEANRDLAAGNKYFVPLEPAHYKSFVAKSASISKKTRIGDQCVVGDASKLGDFCTLKSSVVGKHCTICNNVKIINCVIMDHVTIKENCKLVNTVVCSNAYINEKSILKDSVVGYRCTVEGSVEHDHATLSVHSEL
- the LOC126322382 gene encoding polyadenylate-binding protein 4-like gives rise to the protein MSVSAQSHHPHYASLYVGDLDPDVSEKDLWTFFSRAGTVSSARVCLDTLTRRSLGYGYVNFSTVQEAEHALDTLNNQPIHDHPCRIMWSQRDPSIRRSGIGNIYIKNLDNNITHKELHDTFSVFGNILSCKVATDENGKSKGYGFVHFESVEASEKAIAKTNGMSLEGSMNKIYVTRHISKKERAMQKANSWTNVFVKNLDPSVDEEKLKALFSQFGKITSVCVKANTSGHSADGQPRDTLFGFVNFEKHEDAQRALDEMNGKAYLDRELYVARAQTKAERQEELLQKYNQMKLEFYKKYQGTNLFVKNLEDCIDEERLLKEFGQFGRIKSVKIKEDSKGNSCGFGFICFMSPEEASFAISGLNARILPGCVKPLHVTLHEPKEIRRQKLANQHQQAKNIGGYQHFFRQPMFYPPYSQNGVPIMGPRQGRTWPPVQPGFVYPIAPTPAGPTNVPAGQHRPPVSYPPRTEPTRIAPILQTPVVSAPSHRPPNSPVHDVNTVPIVSTDPLTRETLEVTPESGRLALLSDRLFRLIAAKQHQQLAGKLTGMILESCGNSVDQLLNLTTNDAALTEKINEAIKTLDEYNELSKSTAS
- the LOC126322399 gene encoding L-gulonolactone oxidase-like, with the translated sequence MRNYNAILNIDKKKNLVTCQAGCTLDKLNQRLKSEKFGLRVLGSISHQTVAGAICTPTHGTGIQYGILATEVVHIQFVNGNCDVIECSEIENQNIFKACLCSFGSLGIITEITMRVEPLKTLVSLQFPLKLRQVEENLTRIIYGAEHSRIWWFPHTDKCSIWQANKLEFNASDIEKSGLNSQISCGKKKFSNFILESVLYLSTIVPSVTPYVNKVSHKVLFGKVVQSQDVSFKEFNIDCLFKQYVNEWAIPIEHALEALSLLQLLITEHNINANWPVEVRFVRNDDIWLSPCYGESDRCFIGIIMYRPYSREPKYLLYFKKFDEMMSSLGGRPHWAKAHGWKYKECKESYPMWEEFCKLRSKMDPKNVFMNEYTRSIFNP